Proteins from one Ipomoea triloba cultivar NCNSP0323 chromosome 1, ASM357664v1 genomic window:
- the LOC116014613 gene encoding NDR1/HIN1-like protein 3, translating into MPEPHLNGAYYGPSVPPPAKSYHRPGGGSSCNPCGCLFSCLCNCLCQILCTLLVVLGVVALVLWLVLRPNKVKFYVDDAALTQFDLSTTNSSLYYNLALNFTVRNPNKRIGIYYDHFEASAFYKGQRFSTQNLETFYQGHKNTTALSTAFRSNNIVSLDSGDRSSYNDEKSRGIYEIDVKLYLRIRLKIGWIKTRKIKPTIECDLKVPLQSNGRSSGSFERTRCHLDW; encoded by the coding sequence ATGCCGGAACCGCACTTGAACGGAGCCTACTACGGCCCGTCCGTCCCGCCTCCGGCGAAATCCTACCACCGCCCGGGCGGCGGCAGTAGCTGCAACCCGTGCGGCTGCCTCTTCAGCTGCCTCTGCAACTGCCTCTGCCAGATCCTGTGCACCCTCCTGGTGGTTCTGGGCGTGGTGGCGCTGGTCCTCTGGCTCGTCCTCCGCCCCAACAAGGTCAAATTCTACGTGGACGACGCCGCCCTCACCCAGTTCGACCTCTCCACCACCAACAGCTCCCTCTACTACAACCTCGCCCTCAACTTCACCGTCCGCAACCCCAACAAGCGCATCGGCATCTACTACGACCACTTCGAAGCCTCCGCGTTCTACAAGGGCCAGCGGTTTAGCACCCAGAATCTCGAAACGTTCTACCAGGGCCACAAGAACACCACCGCCCTCAGCACCGCGTTCAGGAGCAATAACATCGTCTCCCTCGACTCCGGCGACCGGAGCAGCTACAACGACGAGAAGAGCCGCGGGATTTACGAAATTGACGTCAAGCTTTACCTGAGAATTAGACTGAAGATTGGGTGGATCAAGACTAGGAAGATTAAGCCCACCATCGAATGCGATCTCAAGGTCCCTTTGCAATCCAACGGCAGATCGTCTGGGAGTTTCGAGCGGACCAGGTGCCATCTTGATTGGTAG